A genomic segment from Glycine max cultivar Williams 82 chromosome 1, Glycine_max_v4.0, whole genome shotgun sequence encodes:
- the LOC102659807 gene encoding pentatricopeptide repeat-containing protein At5g03800: MPLHSKRSTLTPPLSPTPLSLSTLSTPLSTPRLNSSTKYHARLFEGMPVRDVITWTEMVTTYMEFGLVNLALKVFDEMLEKNFVSYNMVLARFYRNEQGFEVMRLFVRIVDEGLELTNFSLTSVVDACGLLGDYKVNKQVHGFAVKFGFGSNGYVEAALLDMYTRCGRMVDAEKIFLRWVLEEFSFVVWTTMICGYARNGQSEEVIYLFHVGRSDGKVIMDEVATASMLGLCGTIGHLDMVS, from the exons ATGCCGCTACACTCAAAACGGAGCACTTTGACTCCCCCTTTGTCGCCAACGCCCTTGTCTCTCTCTACACTAAGCACGCCTCTTTCCACGCCGCGCTTAAACTCTTCAACCAAATACCACGCAAGATTGTTTGAGGGAATGCCAGTCAGGGATGTTATAACTTGGACTGAGATGGTCACAACGTATATGGAGTTTGGATTGGTTAATTTGGCTTTGAAGGTGTTTGATGAAATGCTAGAGAAGAATTTTGTGTCTTATAACATGGTTCTGGCTAGGTTCTATCGAAACGAGCAAGGTTTTGAGGTGATGAGGTTGTTTGTAAGAATAGTGGATGAGGGTTTGGAATTGACAAATTTTAGTTTGACTAGTGTTGTTGATGCTTGTGGATTGCTTGGTGATTACAAGGTCAACAAGCAGGTTCATGGGTTTGCGGTGAAGTTTGGGTTTGGATCGAATGGTTATGTTGAGGCTGCGTTGCTTGACATGTACACGAGGTGTGGGAGGATGGTGGATGCTGAGAAGATATTTTTGAGATGGGTGTTGGAGGAGTTTAGCTTTGTGGTTTGGACGACAATGATATGTGGCTATGCTCGGAATGGACAATCGGAGGAGGTGATTTATCTTTTCCACGTTGGTCGATCGGATGGAAAGGTGATTATGGATGAAGTTGCAACAGCTTCAATGCTTGGTCTTTGTGGAACTATTGGTCATCTTGATATGG TTTCTTAG